In a single window of the Thunnus albacares chromosome 1, fThuAlb1.1, whole genome shotgun sequence genome:
- the leo1 gene encoding RNA polymerase-associated protein LEO1, with amino-acid sequence MADMDELFGSDGDSDNDQRESGSGSGSDSEQERPRSASNASGSGSDSDRERDDDDEDEGQEAGKPSMNKELFGDDSEDEQHSQHSGSDNQSERSGNQSDASMHSDQGDNDHSDAEQHSGSERGHRDDDEDEEDGGHRSDGGSPAGSGMSGAGSPHSERGSVRSDRSVHSDPGTPQSGPGTPHSDGEVSGRENQSDDEKWGRGAKSDQSEDEEEKRHYSDEERENSDDEGPRNRKSESAKGSDSEDDFLRQKTKAKAASDSDSDSDIGGKKGNKSAADDLFGEADDISSDSDAEKPPTPGQPLDTEDGMEGEQAEEEPAPETRIEVEIPKVSTDLGSDLYFVKLPNFLSVEPRPFDPQYYEDEFEDEEMLDEEGRTRLKLKVENTIRWRAKKDEEGNETRESNARIVKWSDGSMSLHLGNEVFDVYKAPLQGDHNHLFIRQGTGLQGQAVFKTKLTFRPHSTDSATHRKMTLSLADRCSKTQKIRILPMAGRDPESHRNEMIKKEEERLRASIRRESQQRRMREKQHQRGLSSSYLEPDRYDDEEEGEEAISLAAIKSKYKGGGGLREERARIYSSDSDEGSDDDKAQRLMKAKKLDSDEEGEGSGKRKAEDDDEMATKKAKKYVISDEEEEEEEEEEEEDDDE; translated from the exons ATGGCGGACATGGATGAATTGTTCGGGAGTGATGGAGACAGCGACAATGATCAGAGAG AGTCCGGCTCTGGCTCCGGTTCGGACTCGGAGCAGGAGAGACCCCGGTCTGCCAGCAACGCCTCCGGCAGTGGTAGCGACAGTGACCGGGAacgagatgatgatgatgaagatgaaggccAGGAGGCGGGAAAGCCCAGTATGAATAAG GAGCTGTTTGGAGACGACAGCGAGGATGAGCAACACAGTCAACACAGCGGCAGCGACAACCAGTCGGAGCGGTCAGGGAATCAGTCGGACGCCAGCATGCACTCGGACCAGGGGGACAACGATCACTCTGACGCGGAGCAGCACAGCGGCTCAGAGCGCGGCCATCGAGATGAcgatgaagatgaggaagacGGGGGCCACCGGTCTGATGGTGGAAGCCCGGCTGGCAGTGGAATGTCTGGAGCAGGGAGCCCTCACTCTGAGAGGGGCAGCGTCCGCTCAGACAGAAG TGTGCACAGTGATCCTGGGACTCCACAGTCGGGACCTGGCACCCCTCACTCTGACGGAGAAGTTTCCGGCAGGGAGAACCAGTCAGATGATGAGAAATGGGGAAGGGGCGCTAAGAGCGACCAGtcggaggatgaggaggagaaacgACATTACTcagatgaagaaagagagaactCTGATGACGAAGGACCAAGGAACAGAAAGTCAG agTCTGCAAAGGGTAGCGACAGCGAAGACGATTTCCTCAGACAGAAAACCAAAGCAAAAGCTGCCTCTGACTCCGATTCTGACAGTGATATTGGAGGAAAGAAAG GAAATAAATCAGCAGCAGACGACCTGTTCGGAGAGGCCGACGACATCTCTTCAGACAGCGATGCAGAAAAGCCCCCGACCCCAGGACAGCCCCTG gataCAGAGGATGGGATGGAGGGGGAGCAGGCAGAAGAAGAACCTGCGCCTGAGACTCGTATCGAAGTAGAGATCCCCAAAGTCAGCACTGACCTGGGATCTGACCTGTACTTTGTTAAGCTGCCTAACTTCCTGTCTGTGGAGCCCAG ACCCTTTGATCCTCAGTACTATGAGGATGAGTTTGAGGATGAAGAAATGCTGGATGAAGAGGGACGCACCAGGCTCAAACTGAAG GTGGAGAACACTATTCGGTGGCGGGCCAAGAAAGACGAGGAGGGAAACGAAACACGAGAGAGCAACGCGCGTATCGTCAAATGGTCTGACGGCAG CATGTCCCTCCACCTGGGAAACGAAGTGTTTGATGTTTACAAAGCTCCTCTCCAGGGAGACCACAACCACCTGTTCATCCGGCAGGGTACTGGACTACAGGGACAGGCTGTGTTCAAAACCAAACTCACATTCAG GCCCCACTCCACAGACAGCGCCACCCACAGGAAGATGACCCTGTCTCTGGCTGACCGCTGCTCCAAGACACAGAAGATCAGGATCCTTCCCATGGCCGGACGTGATCCGGAGTCGCATCGTAACGAAATGATCAAG aaagaggaagagcgTCTGCGCGCGTCTATCCGCAGAGAGTCCCagcagaggaggatgagggagaaGCAGCACCAGAGAGGCCTGAGCAGCAGCTACCTGGAGCCCGACCGCTACGATGACGAGGAGGAGGGCGAGGAGGCCATCAGCCTGGCAGCCATCAAGAGCAAATACAAGGGAGGAGGAGGCCTGAGAG AGGAGCGAGCAAGGATCTACTCATCAGACAGCGATGAAGGCTCTGATGATGACAAAGCCCAGAGGCTGATGAAGGCCAAGAAGCTAGACAGTGACGAG GAGGGTGAAGGATCGGGCAAACGAAAGGCAGAGGACGATGATGAGATGGCCACCAAGAAGGCTAAGAAGTATGTCATCAGcgacgaggaggaagaggaggaggaggaggaagaagaggaagatgatgatgaataa